From Pseudomonadota bacterium, the proteins below share one genomic window:
- a CDS encoding transposase family protein has translation MLNDERKRVLILIGTYEGKKHDYAIFICSGLAQLIPVECNVFVDLGFQGIETDYPELSVLMPIKKPKGGTLSQVEKKINHLIAQLRVLSENTIAGIKRLKCVTDIFRNKRPAMADTFMELACGLWNFHIEICDKSLA, from the coding sequence ATTCTCAATGATGAACGTAAGAGGGTGTTAATACTGATCGGAACTTATGAAGGGAAAAAACACGATTATGCGATATTCATATGTTCTGGATTAGCCCAACTCATTCCTGTTGAGTGTAATGTTTTTGTAGATTTAGGGTTTCAGGGAATCGAGACAGATTACCCAGAGTTAAGCGTGTTGATGCCTATAAAAAAACCAAAAGGCGGTACGCTAAGTCAGGTTGAGAAGAAAATTAACCACCTCATTGCGCAATTACGAGTGCTTTCTGAAAACACAATTGCGGGAATCAAACGATTGAAGTGTGTCACTGATATTTTTCGCAATAAACGCCCTGCTATGGCTGATACATTTATGGAGTTAGCTTGTGGCCTCTGGAACTTCCATATAGAAATTTGTGATAAATCATTAGCATAG